The Henckelia pumila isolate YLH828 chromosome 2, ASM3356847v2, whole genome shotgun sequence genome includes a window with the following:
- the LOC140877576 gene encoding uncharacterized protein, whose protein sequence is MRTAQSRHKSYTDHRRIDLEFMVGEHVFVRVAPMKGVMRFGKKEKLAARFIGPFEILDRVGALAYKVALPPNLDEVHNVFHVSMLRKYVSNPSHVLSMEPLQLSPHMTYEERPIQILDRHERRLSNKSIPMIKVRWQNHSDEEATWEAEADIRTRYPELFGKS, encoded by the coding sequence ATGAGGACTGCACAGAGCAGACATAAGAGTTACACTGACCATAGGAGGATAGACTTGGAGTTCATGGTGGGAGAACATGTGTTTGTCCGAGTAGCACCTATGAAGGGTGTTATGAGATTTGGAAAGAAGGAGAAACTAGCAGCGAGGTTTATAGGACCCTTTGAGATATTGGACAGAGTAGGAGCATTGGCTTATAAGGTGGCCTTGCCACCTAACCTTGATGAAGTTCATAACGTCTTCCACGTATCGATGCTCAGGAAGTACGTCTCGAATCCGTCCCATGTTCTTAGCATGGAACCTCTTCAGTTATCTCCTCACATgacgtatgaggagaggcccatCCAGATTTTGGATAGACATGAGAGGAGACTCAGTAACAAGTCGATTCCTATGATCAAagtgagatggcagaaccattcggatgaagaggccacaTGGGAAGCAGAGGCGGATATCAGGACTCGTTATCCAGAGCTTTTTGGTAAgtcttaa